From Algoriphagus sp. NG3, the proteins below share one genomic window:
- a CDS encoding BamA/TamA family outer membrane protein — protein sequence MFACSLSKNVPEGRYVLEVNRLVGIEKSNKSEIEGLFFQEPNTRIPLTNSSLGVSIYRTGQAFYDSAKVTARLDEKTAELLEVNARLEQTDDRQKLLKRRDKIQTKIQDLKKLQEYGNFLMRTGNPVTILDSTLTEKTVTEIDNYLYNKGFLDAEVAYTVETKKKKAKISYIINEKEPYLIDSIYTNSVNEGLLSLIGITKEKSFIKKGDRYDQTNFTRERNRLEELFKNNGYYMFTKSFIDYNLYYDTVARQINVEQRILKPSFSEKHEVYRIDSIAFKVSPPSDQFIDEKVDKNFRNIDFTFYRDRFSAKLLGSRILFDEGQKYSRIDIVETQKQLSNLDLFRYINISFDTLGNLLTAKILTQPNQKYQLTNQLGLSITEQLPGPFFSMVLRNRNFFRAGEILEFNTRVGFEGVASATDQGVYQSKEFGISGSVIFPRFLIPLYGRSLEKFGRYNPNTRTQIGYNYTNRPEYTRSGLNGLLAYTWVTRGNRQQFTINAADVNYIRTPQISRDFAQVLLDLESQGNNLIWSFLPSLISSFSAQSIINFNNYGNYTSSNKASLLKLFVESGGTTLNFVNTTSNSETTDFARFQWLKLQADFRRYYPLNQKSTVAYRANFGIANPYGVSNGILPYEKYFFAGGGTSIRAWQARRLGPGSYTPPIGERGRYDYAFEQPAEMIIETMLEYRRNLVGYFDMAVFVDAGNAWVIGADNSRPGADFRYDRFYKEIAVGTGVGLRMDFNFLVIRLDLATKAVDPSMPEGERWVLDNVSFSNLFGLKGQTVLNFGIGYPF from the coding sequence ATGTTTGCTTGTTCCTTAAGCAAAAACGTGCCGGAAGGCCGCTATGTCCTTGAGGTTAATCGACTTGTAGGAATAGAAAAGTCTAACAAATCGGAAATTGAAGGATTGTTTTTTCAGGAACCAAATACCCGGATTCCTTTGACGAATTCTTCATTGGGAGTTTCTATCTATAGAACAGGGCAGGCTTTTTATGACAGCGCCAAAGTGACAGCTAGACTAGATGAGAAAACTGCAGAACTGTTAGAAGTAAATGCAAGACTAGAGCAGACTGATGATCGGCAAAAACTTCTTAAAAGGCGTGATAAAATCCAGACAAAAATCCAAGATCTGAAGAAACTCCAGGAATACGGCAACTTTTTGATGCGGACAGGAAATCCAGTAACGATTCTGGATAGTACTTTGACCGAAAAAACCGTCACAGAAATTGACAACTACCTGTACAACAAGGGATTTCTGGATGCTGAAGTAGCTTACACCGTAGAAACCAAAAAGAAAAAGGCTAAAATCTCTTACATAATCAATGAAAAAGAGCCTTACCTCATAGATTCTATTTATACTAACTCTGTGAATGAAGGACTGTTGTCATTGATCGGCATTACCAAGGAAAAATCTTTTATAAAGAAGGGGGACCGCTACGACCAAACCAATTTTACCAGAGAGAGGAACAGACTGGAAGAGCTATTCAAGAACAATGGTTACTACATGTTTACCAAGAGCTTCATTGACTATAATTTGTATTATGATACGGTGGCGCGTCAGATCAATGTAGAACAACGAATCCTTAAACCATCATTTTCTGAAAAACATGAAGTCTATAGAATAGACTCTATTGCATTTAAGGTGAGCCCTCCAAGTGATCAGTTTATTGATGAAAAGGTTGACAAAAATTTCCGGAACATAGATTTCACGTTTTACAGAGATAGATTCTCAGCTAAACTACTGGGATCAAGGATCTTGTTTGACGAAGGGCAAAAATACAGCAGAATAGATATAGTAGAAACGCAAAAGCAACTTAGTAACCTGGATCTTTTCAGATATATAAATATCTCCTTTGACACCTTAGGCAACTTACTGACAGCAAAAATACTTACTCAACCCAACCAGAAGTACCAGCTCACCAATCAACTTGGCCTGAGTATTACTGAGCAGTTGCCAGGCCCGTTTTTCAGCATGGTTTTGAGAAACAGAAATTTCTTCAGGGCGGGGGAAATACTGGAATTCAATACACGTGTAGGATTTGAAGGAGTGGCCTCAGCCACTGATCAGGGAGTTTACCAAAGCAAGGAATTTGGAATTTCAGGCTCAGTGATTTTCCCTAGATTCCTCATACCGCTTTATGGGAGAAGCCTGGAGAAATTTGGGAGATATAACCCAAACACCCGTACACAGATAGGCTATAATTATACCAACCGCCCGGAATATACCCGATCAGGGCTAAACGGACTCCTGGCATATACCTGGGTCACCCGGGGCAATAGACAGCAATTCACGATTAATGCCGCAGATGTCAATTACATACGCACACCACAGATATCAAGGGATTTTGCACAGGTTCTTTTAGATCTGGAAAGCCAAGGGAATAATCTAATCTGGTCTTTTCTTCCCTCCTTAATCAGCAGCTTTTCCGCACAATCCATAATAAATTTTAACAATTACGGCAACTACACTTCCTCAAACAAAGCTTCCCTACTTAAGCTTTTTGTAGAAAGTGGCGGCACCACACTGAATTTTGTAAACACCACAAGCAACAGTGAAACAACTGATTTTGCCAGATTTCAATGGCTTAAACTCCAAGCCGATTTTAGAAGATATTATCCTCTCAACCAAAAATCCACGGTCGCCTATAGGGCAAACTTTGGAATTGCCAATCCTTACGGTGTGAGTAACGGCATCCTGCCCTACGAAAAATACTTCTTTGCAGGTGGCGGGACAAGTATCAGAGCATGGCAAGCAAGACGACTGGGTCCCGGAAGCTATACCCCGCCCATAGGTGAGCGTGGCCGTTATGACTATGCATTTGAACAACCGGCAGAAATGATTATTGAAACCATGCTGGAATATCGAAGAAATCTAGTCGGATATTTCGACATGGCAGTTTTTGTAGATGCCGGTAACGCTTGGGTCATCGGAGCAGATAATTCTCGCCCGGGAGCGGATTTCAGATATGACAGATTTTATAAAGAGATTGCGGTCGGAACAGGAGTCGGTTTGAGGATGGATTTTAATTTCCTGGTAATTCGGCTTGATTTAGCGACCAAAGCGGTGGATCCGTCCATGCCGGAAGGCGAGCGCTGGG
- a CDS encoding RNA methyltransferase, with protein sequence MLSKNTVKFIKSLHQKKFRIQEQMFFVEGEKSVVEVLDSDFRLELLVATESFIQRNNRLINNSSVHVIEATQKQLESLGQYQSNDSALAVVHMKVNDAFDFPEDQFVLGLDEVRDPGNLGTIIRIADWYGIKNLVLSEHTADFYNPKVIQSTMGSFTRVNFFYADLKEVFQKWNVPIYGAFLDGENVHELNQVSSGVILMGNESNGISNDIGKLVTDRVTIPGFGQAESLNVAIATAILCDNFKRLEVQ encoded by the coding sequence ATGCTTAGCAAAAATACAGTTAAGTTTATTAAATCCTTACATCAAAAGAAATTCCGAATTCAGGAACAAATGTTCTTTGTGGAAGGAGAAAAGAGCGTAGTTGAAGTCCTGGATTCTGATTTCAGATTGGAGCTGCTGGTTGCGACGGAGTCTTTTATCCAAAGGAATAATAGACTCATTAATAATTCCTCTGTTCATGTGATAGAAGCTACCCAGAAACAACTGGAAAGCCTGGGTCAATATCAGAGCAATGATAGTGCCTTGGCTGTAGTTCATATGAAAGTTAATGATGCTTTTGATTTTCCGGAAGATCAATTTGTACTAGGATTGGATGAAGTAAGGGATCCAGGAAATCTAGGTACAATTATCAGAATAGCAGACTGGTATGGAATAAAAAATCTTGTTTTATCTGAGCATACAGCTGATTTCTATAATCCTAAGGTAATCCAATCTACTATGGGTTCATTTACCCGGGTTAATTTCTTTTATGCAGACCTTAAAGAGGTTTTTCAAAAGTGGAATGTGCCTATATATGGGGCATTTCTAGATGGGGAAAATGTTCATGAACTCAATCAGGTTTCCAGTGGTGTGATCCTTATGGGAAATGAATCCAATGGAATATCTAATGATATAGGCAAATTAGTGACAGACCGGGTGACAATCCCTGGATTTGGACAGGCTGAGTCATTGAACGTGGCTATAGCTACAGCCATACTCTGTGATAATTTTAAGCGTTTGGAAGTCCAATGA
- a CDS encoding citrate synthase, producing the protein MSESAKLSFKGQDYEFPVITGTENESAIDIAKLRASSGLITLDPGYKNTGATKSAITFLDGEEGILRYRGYRIEDLAEKSNFLEVSYLLIYGELPTQEQYENFSKEITHHTLVHEDIKKILEGFPSNAHPMGVLSSLICALTAFYPDSLNPNRNKEEINLSIVRLIAKMPTFAAWAYKNEMGHPVNYPDNSLDYCSNFLKMMFALPAEKYDVDPVVSSALDKLLILHADHEQNCSTSTVRIVGSSQASIYASISAGINALWGPLHGGANQSVIEMLEAIKADGGDAKKYLDKAKDKNDPFRLMGFGHRVYKNFDPRAKIIKKAADDVLEKLGVNDPVLEIAKELEHAALNDQYFIDRQLYPNVDFYSGIIYRALGIPTDMFTVMFALGRLPGWIAQWKEMRENGEPIGRPRQVYTGANERDYVSMNKR; encoded by the coding sequence ATGTCTGAATCAGCTAAGCTTTCTTTCAAAGGACAAGACTATGAATTCCCGGTAATCACCGGCACTGAAAACGAATCAGCGATAGATATCGCAAAACTTAGAGCCTCCTCAGGACTGATCACCCTTGACCCGGGATACAAAAATACAGGTGCAACTAAAAGCGCCATTACATTTTTAGATGGTGAAGAGGGAATACTTCGCTATAGAGGATATAGGATAGAAGACCTGGCAGAAAAGTCAAACTTCTTAGAGGTTTCCTATTTATTGATCTATGGTGAGCTACCTACCCAAGAACAATATGAAAACTTCTCCAAGGAGATCACCCACCACACATTAGTACATGAGGATATCAAAAAGATCCTGGAAGGCTTTCCTTCCAATGCCCATCCTATGGGTGTTCTTTCTTCACTAATCTGCGCATTGACCGCCTTCTATCCAGATTCCTTGAATCCAAACAGAAACAAAGAAGAGATCAACCTAAGCATAGTCCGTTTAATTGCTAAAATGCCGACTTTTGCAGCCTGGGCCTATAAAAATGAAATGGGGCATCCAGTGAATTACCCTGACAACTCACTGGACTATTGTTCAAACTTCCTGAAAATGATGTTTGCTCTTCCTGCTGAGAAATACGATGTAGATCCTGTAGTATCCTCAGCTCTGGACAAACTTCTCATCTTGCATGCAGACCACGAGCAAAATTGCTCCACCTCCACAGTGAGAATAGTAGGTTCGTCTCAGGCCAGCATATACGCATCTATTTCCGCAGGTATCAACGCACTTTGGGGGCCGCTTCACGGAGGAGCCAACCAATCTGTGATTGAGATGCTGGAAGCTATCAAAGCAGATGGTGGAGATGCTAAGAAATACTTAGATAAAGCCAAAGACAAAAATGATCCATTTAGGCTGATGGGCTTTGGACATAGGGTTTATAAAAATTTCGATCCTAGGGCAAAAATCATCAAAAAAGCAGCAGATGATGTTCTTGAGAAACTTGGGGTAAATGATCCAGTTTTGGAAATTGCCAAAGAACTAGAGCATGCAGCACTTAATGATCAATATTTCATAGACCGCCAGCTATATCCAAATGTTGATTTCTACTCAGGGATTATCTACAGGGCACTTGGTATTCCTACCGACATGTTCACTGTGATGTTTGCACTCGGCAGACTACCAGGCTGGATAGCCCAGTGGAAAGAAATGCGTGAAAACGGTGAGCCTATCGGTCGTCCTAGACAGGTTTATACCGGCGCAAATGAGCGGGATTATGTGTCCATGAACAAACGATAA
- a CDS encoding bile acid:sodium symporter family protein: protein MIRKLAGILSKVGINGFLLGLFAAIFLGWLFPFAGSNQSPFPWKPIINIGIGLVFFLYGVKLNPVQLKSGLKNWKLHLLIQLSTFVFFPLLVVAIIPLFPWIAKDFQLGITYLSVLPSTVSASVVMVSIARGNIPGAIFNASVSSLLGVVITPAWMGILADAADIQMDFLPTLGELSLKVLLPVILGIIAHKWLFPKISKHLSVLKYVDQTVIMMIVFTSFAQSFFQNVFAPYKSIVLLEVGGTMLGLFFLIWIVIAVLCQLLGFSWEDKVTALFCGSKKSLVQGVVIGKVIFPDPAILGLVLLPVMLYHIQQLIVGSYIATRYSKKADQPPLH from the coding sequence ATGATCAGGAAATTAGCCGGAATTTTAAGTAAGGTTGGGATTAACGGGTTTTTATTGGGGTTGTTTGCTGCCATTTTTCTGGGATGGCTTTTTCCGTTTGCGGGTTCTAACCAGTCTCCTTTTCCGTGGAAACCTATTATCAATATTGGGATTGGCCTGGTGTTTTTTCTTTATGGAGTGAAATTAAATCCTGTGCAGCTGAAATCAGGGCTGAAAAACTGGAAATTGCATTTATTGATCCAACTAAGCACATTCGTGTTTTTTCCCCTTCTGGTAGTGGCTATTATTCCCCTGTTTCCCTGGATAGCCAAGGATTTTCAATTAGGCATTACTTATCTCTCGGTGCTTCCTTCTACAGTCAGTGCTTCGGTAGTTATGGTTTCTATCGCAAGAGGTAATATTCCAGGAGCTATTTTTAATGCGAGTGTATCCAGCCTCCTTGGTGTGGTGATTACGCCTGCATGGATGGGAATCCTAGCAGATGCCGCTGATATTCAGATGGATTTCCTGCCTACCTTAGGTGAGCTTTCTTTGAAAGTTCTGTTGCCGGTAATACTTGGTATTATTGCCCATAAGTGGCTGTTTCCAAAGATCAGTAAGCATCTATCTGTGCTCAAATATGTGGATCAGACTGTTATCATGATGATCGTGTTTACTTCTTTTGCACAATCATTCTTCCAAAATGTATTTGCACCCTACAAATCAATTGTATTGCTTGAGGTAGGGGGAACGATGCTCGGTCTATTTTTTCTGATTTGGATAGTCATAGCAGTGCTCTGCCAGCTACTTGGCTTTAGCTGGGAGGATAAAGTGACTGCCTTGTTCTGCGGTTCCAAGAAATCACTCGTTCAAGGTGTGGTCATCGGGAAGGTGATTTTTCCGGATCCGGCAATTTTAGGATTGGTGCTCTTACCTGTAATGCTCTATCACATACAGCAATTAATTGTGGGGAGTTATATAGCCACCAGATACTCAAAAAAAGCTGACCAACCACCTTTGCATTAG
- a CDS encoding acyl-CoA-binding protein, producing MLTKTLEEAVALTKKFTQKPSNEDLLKLYGLYKQATEGDNETERPGGFDFKAAAKYNSWLNQKGLSKEEAADQYIQLVEQLAKTHS from the coding sequence ATGTTAACCAAAACACTTGAAGAGGCAGTTGCCCTGACTAAAAAATTTACCCAAAAGCCAAGCAATGAAGACTTGCTTAAGTTATATGGTCTTTACAAACAAGCCACAGAAGGAGACAATGAGACAGAAAGACCTGGTGGCTTTGATTTCAAGGCAGCTGCAAAATATAATTCCTGGCTTAATCAAAAAGGGCTTTCAAAAGAAGAGGCTGCTGATCAATATATCCAGTTAGTAGAGCAACTTGCCAAAACCCATTCCTAA